The Syntrophaceae bacterium genome includes a region encoding these proteins:
- a CDS encoding NAD-dependent malic enzyme, whose protein sequence is MIRTTSPSYSILLRLEIPNRPGMLARVLSAIGRAGGNIGSVDIAGFRDDAMIRDIVVNAADSDMLDRVTTAVRKVREIRLLHVTDRTFMLHAGGKIEIKGRLPLKTRADLSMAYTPGVARVSMAIHEEPDRVFDLTMKKNMVAIVTDGTAVLGLGDIGPRAALPVMEGKALLFKEFGGVNAFPICLDTKDPEEIVQAVKWIAPGFGGVNLEDISAPRCFEIEDRLKAELDIPVFHDDQHGTAVVILAGLTNALKIVGKRLANIRIVVNGLGAAGIATTRLLLAAGAKNIVGCDRAGALYRGRKENMNPVKEEIASLTNPEQRKGSLRHVLEGADVFIGVSQGNILPPSAMKRMGPDPVVFVLANPVPEIAPEAIHKFARIIATGRSDYPNQVNNVLCFPGLFRGVLDSRARSISREMLLAAADAIAGSVAPRELSEDHIIPGVFNRKVQEEVAKAVTAAAVRTGSARPTEFFLAL, encoded by the coding sequence ATGATCCGGACAACCAGCCCCAGCTACAGCATTCTCCTCCGCCTGGAGATCCCGAACCGTCCCGGCATGCTGGCCCGCGTCCTTTCGGCCATCGGCAGGGCCGGAGGGAACATCGGCTCGGTGGACATCGCCGGATTCCGCGACGACGCGATGATCCGGGACATTGTCGTGAACGCCGCGGACAGTGATATGCTGGACCGGGTTACGACGGCTGTCCGGAAAGTCCGCGAGATCCGCCTTCTGCATGTGACGGACCGGACGTTCATGCTCCACGCGGGGGGAAAAATCGAAATCAAGGGCAGACTGCCCCTGAAAACGAGAGCCGATCTGAGCATGGCCTACACGCCCGGGGTAGCCCGCGTGTCGATGGCCATCCACGAGGAGCCCGACCGGGTCTTTGACCTGACGATGAAGAAAAACATGGTGGCCATCGTGACCGATGGGACCGCGGTGCTCGGCCTCGGCGATATCGGTCCCCGGGCAGCCCTGCCGGTAATGGAGGGGAAGGCTTTGCTCTTCAAGGAGTTCGGGGGGGTGAATGCTTTCCCGATCTGCCTGGACACGAAGGATCCGGAGGAAATCGTCCAGGCTGTGAAATGGATCGCCCCGGGATTCGGAGGTGTGAACCTGGAGGACATCTCGGCACCCCGCTGCTTCGAGATCGAGGATCGCCTGAAGGCGGAACTGGACATCCCCGTCTTTCACGACGACCAGCACGGCACGGCGGTGGTCATCCTGGCGGGCCTCACCAACGCCCTGAAGATCGTCGGGAAGCGCCTGGCGAACATCCGGATCGTCGTCAACGGCCTCGGCGCCGCAGGCATCGCCACCACAAGGCTGCTCCTGGCGGCCGGGGCAAAGAATATCGTCGGCTGCGACCGCGCCGGCGCCCTGTACCGGGGCCGGAAGGAAAACATGAACCCGGTGAAGGAGGAGATCGCCTCCCTCACCAACCCGGAGCAGCGGAAAGGAAGCCTGAGGCACGTGCTGGAAGGGGCCGACGTATTCATCGGCGTTTCCCAGGGAAACATTCTCCCGCCGTCGGCGATGAAGAGGATGGGACCCGACCCGGTCGTCTTCGTTCTGGCCAATCCGGTTCCGGAGATCGCGCCGGAGGCGATCCACAAATTTGCCCGGATCATCGCCACCGGCCGGTCGGACTATCCGAACCAAGTCAACAACGTCCTCTGCTTCCCCGGGCTCTTCCGGGGAGTCCTCGACTCCCGGGCCCGTTCCATCAGCCGGGAGATGCTCCTGGCGGCAGCGGATGCCATTGCCGGTTCCGTCGCCCCGCGGGAGCTGAGTGAAGATCACATCATTCCCGGCGTTTTCAACCGCAAGGTCCAGGAGGAGGTTGCGAAAGCGGTCACCGCAGCAGCCGTCCGAACCGGTTCGGCCCGCCCGACTGAGTTCTTTCTGGCCCTGTAA
- the purH gene encoding bifunctional phosphoribosylaminoimidazolecarboxamide formyltransferase/IMP cyclohydrolase: MIRRALISVTDKGGIVEFAQGLAASGVEILSTGGTAAQLRKSGVAVVDVSDYTGFPEMMDGRLKTLHPKIHGGLLALRDNPEHMAATREHGIELIDMVVINLYRFEDTVAKPGCTLEEAVENIDIGGPTMLRAAAKNWRFVTVVTDPADYALILREMKESGGKVCEATNYRLATKTFQLTARYDAAISNYLGRVLPEGEPKEFPDTYTVQFQLAQGLRYGENPHQKAAFYREPAAAFPAVATSRQIQGKELSYNNIMDADAAWQMVSDFDRPAAIVIKHANPCGAATSGGDLVEAYLKALKTDPASAYGGIVALNRPVDPKTAEELAKIFLEVIIAPGFDPKALEILQPKKNVRLLEIPASAGAGSPGFDFRRVVGGLLLQERDTDAFDLRQAKVVTKRAPTEEEYQALDFAWRVVKHVKSNAIVLATKDQLVGVGAGQMSRVDSVKIARMKANLPTQGTVLGSDAFFPFRDGVDLAEEAGVTAIVQPGGSIRDEEAIQAADEHGMAMIFTGRRHFKH; this comes from the coding sequence GTGATCAGAAGAGCCCTTATCAGTGTGACCGACAAGGGCGGCATCGTGGAATTCGCACAGGGCCTCGCCGCCTCGGGCGTGGAAATTCTGTCCACCGGCGGCACCGCCGCCCAGCTCCGCAAAAGCGGAGTGGCCGTCGTGGACGTCTCCGACTACACCGGCTTCCCGGAAATGATGGACGGGCGGCTCAAGACCCTTCATCCCAAAATCCACGGCGGCCTCCTGGCCCTCCGGGACAACCCCGAACACATGGCGGCAACCCGGGAGCATGGGATCGAGCTGATCGACATGGTCGTCATCAACCTGTACCGCTTCGAGGACACCGTAGCCAAGCCCGGCTGCACCCTCGAGGAGGCCGTCGAGAACATCGACATCGGCGGTCCGACGATGCTCCGGGCGGCGGCCAAGAACTGGCGATTCGTTACCGTTGTCACGGACCCTGCGGATTATGCCCTGATCCTCAGGGAAATGAAGGAATCCGGCGGGAAGGTATGCGAGGCGACGAACTACCGGCTGGCCACGAAGACCTTCCAGCTCACGGCCCGGTACGACGCCGCGATCTCGAACTATCTCGGCCGGGTCCTGCCGGAAGGCGAGCCGAAAGAGTTCCCCGACACCTACACGGTCCAGTTCCAGCTGGCCCAGGGGCTCCGGTACGGCGAGAACCCCCACCAGAAGGCGGCCTTCTACCGGGAGCCGGCCGCAGCGTTTCCCGCCGTGGCTACTTCCCGTCAGATCCAGGGAAAGGAGCTTTCCTACAACAACATCATGGACGCCGACGCGGCCTGGCAGATGGTCTCCGATTTCGACCGGCCGGCGGCCATCGTCATCAAGCACGCCAATCCCTGCGGCGCCGCCACGTCCGGGGGGGACCTCGTGGAGGCCTACCTCAAAGCCCTGAAAACGGATCCCGCCTCGGCCTACGGGGGCATCGTGGCCCTGAACCGCCCGGTGGACCCGAAGACTGCAGAGGAGCTGGCGAAGATCTTCCTGGAAGTGATCATCGCCCCGGGGTTCGACCCCAAGGCCCTGGAGATCCTCCAGCCCAAGAAGAATGTCCGTCTTCTGGAGATCCCCGCCTCCGCCGGGGCAGGCTCTCCCGGCTTCGATTTCCGGCGGGTCGTTGGGGGACTGCTCCTGCAGGAGAGGGACACCGACGCCTTCGACCTCCGGCAGGCAAAGGTCGTCACGAAGCGCGCCCCCACGGAGGAGGAGTACCAGGCCCTGGACTTTGCCTGGCGCGTGGTGAAGCACGTCAAGTCCAACGCCATCGTTCTTGCGACGAAGGACCAGCTTGTAGGAGTCGGCGCCGGCCAGATGAGCCGGGTGGACTCCGTCAAGATCGCCCGGATGAAGGCCAACCTGCCGACCCAGGGAACGGTCCTCGGCTCGGACGCCTTCTTCCCGTTCCGCGACGGCGTGGACCTGGCGGAGGAGGCGGGCGTCACCGCCATCGTCCAGCCGGGAGGCTCCATACGGGACGAGGAGGCCATCCAGGCGGCGGACGAGCACGGCATGGCCATGATCTTCACCGGCCGGCGGCATTTCAAGCACTGA
- the purD gene encoding phosphoribosylamine--glycine ligase, with amino-acid sequence MSSVLLIGNGAREHAMAETLVRSANNPRLYACMKANNPGIASLSQDVLLGSYSDLKSITTFARAHKVDFALVGPEDPLNEGVVDALREAGIAAVGPTKDLARLETSKSFTRDLVEKHGIPGNPRYRVFTSPDGLEPFLSELDGIVIKPDGLTGGKGVLVQGDHFQTREEALGYCRQILEEHTSVIVEEKLEGEEFSLQCFCDGKTVVATPAVQDHKRRFVDDRGPNTGGMGSYSCEDHLLPFLTERDVADGLAITRRVAEAIFQETGSLYKGIMYGGFIVTKNGVKLLEYNARLGDPEAMNILPLMKSDFVDLCRAIIDGTLDRFPVCFEQKATVCKYIVPKGYGLPKDHPDASSTGARITIVNPGAARLYYSSVDQRPDGLYMSTSRAIGVVGIAATLAGAEAVAECAANAVKGPVDHRPDIGTAALISRRVAHMKQIRGR; translated from the coding sequence ATGCCTGCATGAAAGCCAACAACCCCGGTATCGCCTCCCTCTCGCAGGACGTCCTCCTCGGAAGCTACAGCGATCTGAAATCCATCACTACCTTTGCCCGGGCGCACAAGGTCGATTTCGCCCTCGTCGGGCCGGAGGATCCACTCAACGAAGGGGTCGTGGACGCCCTGCGGGAGGCGGGCATTGCGGCCGTGGGACCGACGAAAGACCTGGCAAGGCTGGAGACCTCCAAGTCCTTTACCCGGGATCTGGTGGAAAAGCACGGCATTCCCGGAAATCCCCGGTACCGGGTCTTCACGTCCCCGGATGGTCTGGAGCCTTTCCTGTCCGAACTGGACGGCATCGTCATCAAGCCCGACGGTCTCACGGGAGGCAAGGGCGTCCTGGTGCAGGGAGACCACTTTCAGACCCGGGAAGAGGCTCTCGGCTACTGCCGCCAGATCCTCGAGGAACACACCTCGGTGATCGTCGAGGAAAAGCTGGAGGGGGAGGAATTTTCCCTGCAGTGCTTCTGCGACGGGAAGACCGTTGTCGCAACACCGGCCGTGCAGGACCACAAGCGGCGCTTTGTCGACGACCGGGGGCCCAACACAGGCGGCATGGGGTCTTACTCCTGCGAAGATCACCTGCTGCCGTTCCTGACGGAACGGGACGTGGCGGATGGCCTGGCGATCACCCGGCGAGTCGCGGAGGCGATCTTCCAGGAGACGGGATCCCTGTACAAGGGCATCATGTACGGCGGCTTCATCGTCACGAAAAACGGCGTGAAGCTTCTCGAGTACAACGCGCGGCTGGGGGACCCGGAGGCCATGAACATCCTCCCCCTCATGAAATCGGACTTCGTGGATCTGTGCCGGGCCATCATCGACGGAACCCTGGACCGGTTCCCCGTCTGCTTCGAGCAGAAGGCAACGGTGTGCAAGTACATCGTACCGAAAGGCTACGGCCTCCCGAAGGACCACCCCGACGCCTCCTCCACTGGTGCCAGGATCACCATCGTCAACCCGGGAGCAGCCCGTCTTTACTACTCATCCGTGGACCAGCGGCCCGACGGCCTTTACATGAGCACCTCCCGAGCCATCGGAGTCGTCGGCATCGCCGCGACGCTGGCCGGAGCGGAGGCGGTGGCGGAGTGCGCCGCGAATGCCGTCAAGGGCCCCGTGGATCACAGGCCCGACATCGGCACGGCGGCCCTCATCAGCCGCCGCGTCGCTCACATGAAACAGATCCGGGGGCGGTAG